The window caattttatttttcatttccaTCATATATTTCATTTCGTGGAgtgtatttttaaatttagatTCATTTCATAATAATTTCATAATAATTTtacaataatttattataattttctcattatattatttttaccatttttttaattattagttatcATTTGATAtgggaaaataaatagaagattTTGACTACTTTAAATCTAACTTTGATATTAGGTTgtatggcttgtcaattccctCGATAAAAGCGCAATCGCGCACGACAAAACTCGGCTCAAAAGCTCATAAGAAGACTCGATTATAGGTTCATAAATAGcttcgattataatgttcatgaaaaACTCATGAGCAAACTCGGTTCgatcatattttttaataatattataattattatttttaaaagaaGGCGATAACACAAGAATATGTCATCGTGGTCATTAACCTACTTCAGGTTGCACTGATTGCCCTGGCTACACTGCAATCCTCTTTTATCGAGGAAACTCTAGGAATCACCTATCTTTTCATTCGAGATTCTTTTCTGAAAGCCACAAAACATACCCTCAAACTAGGAAAACTATTGATGAATCTCTGTATACCGCCCATATATTCAGTCTAAAAGCTTTTTCAAAATCTCCAATAGGTCCAACATCGTCCCATGCTTTAGTAACAATGATAATGAATACAAAAGGAACATCGACCAGTGCTCTAGAATAAACGATAATACATACGAAAGGAAGAACCAACATGTCATCGTGGTCATTAACCTACCTCAGGTTGCACCGATTGCCTTGGCTACACTACCATCCTCTTTTATCGAGGAAACGATGGAATCACCTATCCTTTCATTCGAGATTCTTTCCTGAAAGCCACGAATCATACCCTCAAACTCAGAAAACTATTGATGAATCTTTGTATATCGCCCATATATTCAGTTGAGAAGTTTTTTCAAAAGCTCTAATAGGTCCAACATCGTCCCATGCTCTAGTAACAATGACAATGAATACAAAAGGAACAACGACCAGTGCTCTGGAATAAACGATAATACATACAAAAGGAAGAACCAACATGCTGCCTCCGAGTAACCCTAATCGTGTGGTTGATGTTTTTGCAAAACCATAATGACGGAGCCAGAATTTCATAGTTGGAGGGACTATCAAGTACCGAATAAATTCTATTCAAGAGTGGAACCGACAGCCGGGATCTAAACGTTAGCTCTGCCACTAATTTAGTAGGTTGAAAGGATGAAAAAGGATGTTTAATGAGGAAATATGAAACTGTTAAAAGGTAATTTAGAAGATGAAAGACTTCAACTTTAGTCCAAGAAAGCAAACATGGAATATATGGAATATGGAATGGACCCATAATGAGAAAACTAATCCCaatgcaaaagaaaaagaaaaagaaaggcaATAGTTGAATCTGCATACAAAGATTCAAATtcaagaataaagaaaagaataatTACTGATTTCCCTTTCACTTTCAGACACTATTTTAAGACCATACTCACATTACTAATCACTTTTGTCCCCCCAAACTACTTTCACCTCATTTCATAACTTGTTTTGCAAATATTCCTTCTTTGGAGAGAGAATGAGAGATTTCCAATCATGGATAATTACAACTAAACTATgagtttttatattaagcaTTCGGTCTTTCATGTCACTCGAATGACCCCTAATTCACATTTGGATATATGTAGTGTGACTCcgcgtaataattaaaataatggggtctcttataatatatgtgggTCTGTATTAcacatgtcaaaatatgtatggaaagtcttccatttgacatggagagccgagtgcttctaataatttgccctgAATTACATTGTTTCCTCACAACTTTTCTCTTACTATTATTATGATTACTACCTGATATTAAAGTCACTTaactttcttatttattaaCACAAAAATTACTCAACTTTGACCATTAATAGAAGTTAACCCTCTATTGtacattttaagcaattttaatttttaaaactaaTCGGTTTTGAAGCCATTCATGTGTTATTTTAGCTATAAGAGAgaatgtttcaaaaaaaaaaagctataaGAGAGAATAATCGTTTAGAGAAAGAAATCTTTAAAAATGATGGTTTGTTAAGTAAAAAAGTGGTTTAATAGTAAATGTgggagtaaattacactcatggccgatgaattttactcatttttatGATATGACCGCTAAATTTAaaaatgtaacataaaagtcaccaagttttacattttctatcaTTATGACAACTAAATTTCAACCAACgcctcaaaataataataaaatcatAAGAATTGATAAAGCACAAAGTAAACTTTTATGTCTGTTTTTCAAGTTAAGTGGCCATAATATTAGTAAGGTAAAAACTTGAATGACCATGAGTGTAATTACCCGGATAATGACACCATGTATATATTTTTCCATAATAAAATCCTTTCAGTTAAAAGCATATTGAGATCCTTAAGCATTTCGATTTTAGGGGATTGAGTCGGATTTAGTCTATAATCTTTTATTTCAACATATTAGACCATAATCATTTATTTTGAACGACATTAAGCACATGCTTGCTAAATTAGTTAGTTGTGACATGAACATCTAATTCATGTAAAAGAGTGTCATCAAATTTTAACTGTTTCTATATAGTCATGtcacacataaaaaaaaactactttcGAACTATTAAAAAATGCAAATTTTGAACCAAGTTTCATGTTCAAAATTGACTTTTCTAATAATCACGAGCTTAATGTGACTAACAATAAAAGATAAGGGAGTTTAATGTGCTGAAATGATAGATCCGAACTTAATCCACCGAAATCAGAATAATTAGCGGCCTCAACATGCTTTTTGCCAATCctatttttctattaaaataTGTGACAGAATACCtattttataaaagaaaaaggagTAATACTGATACAATGCTCTTTCTTTACTATATATGTATATCAGTATATGTAACTGTTAACTGTACAATAGTAAcaattttttcttttcacattatAAACAGACCAAGAAAAACCTGTACCCCTCTTCTGTACATAAACAAAAATCTCATATCAGATGCAACAAATTGCCATCAGATTGTCCTGCAGAATTTTCGCCGAGGTTCCGAatcagaagaaagaaaaaaagaagaagcaagTGAGACAGAAGGAGTTGCTTATTTATGAAGATGAACATTAATTAAAGCATCACAAAATGTGAAAAGAAAGatcaaaatcatccataaaaagaTTAAAATGCTTACCTTCGTTAATCTTGATCCTCAAAAGTAATTTATGGATGGGCTGTCGACAAAAGGGGCAGTTTTCGTTTTGATACCACAACTTTTTCCCACACTTTTTACATACACACTGCAAAAGATATGTTTAGAGTTTAAATTATGAAGGAATTGAATGATAATAATAAGATGGGGGAAGGTGGGGTTTTAGGCTTGTcaatttgtgtaaaattgaCACTCGCGGAGGAAATTATTCGCGCACGAATAACTTCTGCGAATTTGTTAAATGGATCAGTCTAATATGTATACGTATATAGACAGGAAtattcacatggaccttaatgaccaagtgaatttggtcattcaccgttaaatGTAGGCTTATAAAATTTAAGTCGCAGGATGCTTCGAATCTCCAGCTtatgattctaataagcctagatctaacggtgaatgaccacaTATTGCATGGTCATTAAGGTTCATGTGATCAAAACTGTGTATATAGAATGTTCAACTTCAACCGGACCAAAAATAGTCACCAAGACGCTGTTAgggattaatataagatatatgattagatcttaactatcagcttgagcttttagttaaagtggtttcatgacatggtattagagcctctaggaccaaacggtcgaggatTCTCGAGTCccggcaacctcattaatttgtggccTTAAAAACACAAGGCAGGATGATTGGGCGACTTGACTTATTTGAATGTTCAAGTAGAGGACTTGGAAACCTTATAATGGTATAATGTGGTTTGAGAAATTGAAGTCTCACTCACCAAATGTCGACAAGGCAAAATAGCTGTATCCATTGGCTTATTCCAGCAGATGGAACATTCTTTCTGACCATTAATGTCCGACGACACATTCTCTGAGTTGCTGAGACCATAAAGCTCACCAATCTCGTAGCGATGTTGGTCAATCCACAATATTTGTTTAATTACTTTCACCACAAACTGTCCTTGGTTATTCATGTCAAATACAGCTTGAGTAATCTGTGTATGAGACAGGACTGGCGGAGGCTGAGGACCTGAACTTAAGCAAGGTAAGCATGCGTCTACACAAATGACAAGAGGGAAATCAAATCCCCCTTGTGACAACTTTGGATGAATAATGTCCAAATCGAAAAGTCCTAGATCAATGCCGGTTCCTGGTGGCTGGATAAATGTTTGGCCTAATCCTTTGTCAAACCAAATGCTCCTTGGGGTATAGATTTCGTTGTGAATTAGTGGCATGAATGTACAGTTCATTCCTTCCGTCGCAAAGTAAGACACAGTGATGCTGcatttaagataaaaaaaaaaaaaagaagaagagggaaAGCTTGTCAGGACCTGTAAATCGGGTTTCCGTATCAGAAATTGACAGTCCTAAAATGTAAGTCATAATATAGATAAGCTATCTAGCCATATGGAATAAGAAAAGAGCAATCCTTTTTACTCCTGAACATATAGTAATCAAATTACCTAATCAATTAAGTTACAGAATAAGTAATCCATCCCCATATCCCTATGAATTCTATCATTCAGAATCTAATTTTTTAAATCCcttatttgaatttgaatttgaacCAAAGGTATCCTAAACCTCAACAATTCTACCCCTCGGATGGTGGAGAAGGAGCTGCCAAAGATTACTCTGAATCTACAGAGAAAAGTATAATATTTAACGACCCACAACAATGTACCGTGCTACCATTAGATTCACCAGTGTCCAGTCAGACAAGACCAAACGAAAGTGATGACCTATAGTGCACGGAAATGGAAACTGAAGCGGACACGgagactggcaaatgacatttCTAAAACATAGTCCTCAGAACATAGCCAGGAAACTGAAATGGGAACGAACATGAAACACGGAAACACTACTGAAGAGTACTTTCCCTGCATCACAGGTGATGACTAACCAACACAAGTTTTACCTCCATCACATTACAGCTGAGAAATACTGTTTCTTAACATGGTTAGCATCTTAACTATCCATTTTTAATCTGAAAATACCAAAGATGTGAATGTGATATGATCTAACCAAAAGTGTATAAACTTTGTGGAGCATTACTACCAGGTATTTGATATTGGTGAGTAATAATAGGGACTAAAATTTCATTCTTATCTGTTCAAAAGATCATCAACATTGCATAATAGCAATTTCAGACCAATCTCCAATGTAAGCATTTAGAATGCAGAATTTCCGATATACACAGCATTCAAAAAGTTATTGATGGCAAGAGGTTCATTGATGGAAATttcggaccctcgcttagcgggatGTGTAGTGCGCCGGGCCGCCTTTACTCAATTCAGGTCTGGTACTTATCAAACTATTTCTAGTTCTTAATTCACCATCCCCAGCTCCGAGTATCTTCTTGGAGCAAGGGATGTCAATTCGACTTGCACATATGCTATCTTTATGAACATTTACATGATTCTTAATTCGGGTTTAGTGTATCTAATCGATTTATCTTGACCAAGAAATCTTATTCAGCTAAAATTGCAAGAAGTTCATTCTATAACTTTGCAATACACATGCAAGGGGCAAAATAGAAGTGATCAAAGACAGTGGAAACAGTCAATTAGGAAGATTCATTTCAAGTTATTTCATCTACTAGACCAAGAATTCATGATCAAAAGAGTTCCATTTATGAATTGCTAACTCAATTTCAAAAAATCAACTAAGAATATAACGAATTATGacctttctttctctctttcttcaAATGCAATAAAAATGGGAATCAAATAGAGAAGCGGTCATACCTGCAATGAACAAGAGCATCAAAAGTGAAGGAAACCAAATACGAATTCAAATCCGTGTCATCAACCACAAGCCTTATGCTATCTTTATGAACATTTACATGATTCTTGATCTTCCTGACATCGCTATGATGAACACAAGGCGGAGGAACCGGCACTACTATCGGACTTGGACGAGGGAACCACCCAAGCCTTGCAGCAGTAAAAGAATCACCCTGAACCCGAAGGACCCAACCCCTGTGTGCAACTGCAGGGGTAAAATAACCACCGCGGCGAGGGACCGATCCCCTGTTTGGCGGAGTAGAAGAACCAAAGAGAAACGCAGACACAAGGAAGTTAGTGAAATTGTAGAAAATGGAGAGAGATGGGGACGGAAAAGGAAGGGTAGGGATATGGGCCGCAAAAGCAAAGGTTGGAGGCGGAGACGGCGATTGCAATGTGGTATTATTAGAATTTGTTGAGTTAGGGGTTATGGTGTTTTGTGAAGTAGGAGTAGAGAGTTGGACATTTGAAGGAGTAGTAGTTGAAGTTGAAGGGAAAGATCGGCGGTGCCTTTGGTGGTTGGGATCATCAAGCCATTGCCGATTGTAGAGGCGGCTCATGATGATTTTGCCAAATGAGAAGCCCATTTCTGCTGAAACAACAAatggatgatgatgaggaagaagaagaagcgggcTTTGTAGCACTTTTATAGTTTTTGAAAAAATCGAAACTGCGTCGTTTTGGttatatctttctttcttttctttatttgaaCAAATTGTCAAATAAATTAGTTAAAAACACAATATGCAGCCATAACAAAATGTGCTTTCATTGTTAATAGACCTATTCATAACGAAAAATCGAGTCGCTTAACTTAGATCTCGAATTCGAATTTTCACGTATGCAGAAATCTTTAAATAGGAGATGATATACATAAGAGTGTCTAACAAATCTCGAACCGAGAAAtcagataaattataaaaagttCCAACCACTGTTTAGATATTGCATACCTAGCTAATTCATAAGCAATTATATTAGCAGTTCAAGGAATTGAAACAACCGAAACTGTAGGACATGATGATAAGAGACGACGATATGCTTGTATAACAACACCAAATTTCGAGAGGTTTTCAAATTGCATTGCCACCCCCACGGACTACATGGTTAGCGTCCATCTCAACCAAAACCTAAGACCAACCTCCTTCgatgagaaaaataaaacatgttgGATAACTATATAATGCAATCCTCATTCTAGGAGTGGGTTTTGAAAGAATTATTGTGTGATTAATGCAAGTCATACAAACCATTAATGCTCACTCTTATTTTATACATCCCATGCATTAAAGAGGGGATTTTTCATTTATATTAGCTAACTCGTAAGCTCCTCCTACTAACACTTCCGTGACAACATAACCACCTTTCATATTTTTGTTGAGCTTCCCATTGGAGGTCATCACATCTCAAAGAATCAATGTCTCCTATAAGGAATTTTTTAGCATGAACCTGGGGGTGTTCATCGGTCGGTTCGGTCTGAAAATTGAATCGAACCGAAATAACTAAAAACAGAatagttttaaaaataaaaaccgaacctaaccaaataataataaataattgaacCGAACCGACCAAATTATTTCGAtcgattcggttcggttattcgatttccttatattaaaaaatttcattaacaattatttttatgtaaggTTAATATTACACTGTTAATGATGTGGTTGGGtatttacttatatatataataatttttatttttatttttctttttggattgaaagaatagaaagaaaaaaatatataaattttatatatatatatatatagatgaaATCAATCTTAATTCCAAATATGAATTAGCGTATAATTGTATTAAATTAGACAAACATTAAATAGACCAATAATATAATCAGTTACAATCAATATGAATTAGTGTACAATTGTACTAAATTGgtagacaaaaattaaatagacTAATAGTATAATCAGTTACAGGCAATCCAAAAACTATCATGCTTAACAAAGAtcctaataatataattttaaatcaaatataacttagaaTAATAAATGACATACACATCCGATGAGTTCTCCCCCTCCAGGGGaattcgtcaaggagatccGATGAGCCCCTTCctgtttgttattgctatggaaagattgtctcacctgatcctgGAGGCTGTGAGCAAAGGTcttctccaccctgtttccatcaataAGCATTGCCCTCCCATCACCCACTTattttttgcagatgatgtgTTGCTGTTCGTTGAAGGTACTGAGGCTCAAATTAACATGGTGATGGAGATCCTTAAGTGCTTCTGTTCTGCGTCCGGCCAAAAGATAAATATTCAGAAATCTCGGATGCTTTGTTCTAAAAACATGGACAATGGTATGTGCAGAAGACTTAGTGATCTCTCTGGTATCCCCCTTACTCAGTCCTTGGGTAAGTATTTAGGGGTGCCTCTTCATAGCGGCAGAGTCTCTAAAGCTTCTTTTAGAGATACTCTGGATAAAGCTAACGatttgtgtgctagttggaaagctaacTCTCTTTCGTTTGCCGGCCatcttact is drawn from Euphorbia lathyris chromosome 9, ddEupLath1.1, whole genome shotgun sequence and contains these coding sequences:
- the LOC136205114 gene encoding probable E3 ubiquitin-protein ligase LUL3 — protein: MSRLYNRQWLDDPNHQRHRRSFPSTSTTTPSNVQLSTPTSQNTITPNSTNSNNTTLQSPSPPPTFAFAAHIPTLPFPSPSLSIFYNFTNFLVSAFLFGSSTPPNRGSVPRRGGYFTPAVAHRGWVLRVQGDSFTAARLGWFPRPSPIVVPVPPPCVHHSDVRKIKNHVNVHKDSIRLVVDDTDLNSYLVSFTFDALVHCSITVSYFATEGMNCTFMPLIHNEIYTPRSIWFDKGLGQTFIQPPGTGIDLGLFDLDIIHPKLSQGGFDFPLVICVDACLPCLSSGPQPPPVLSHTQITQAVFDMNNQGQFVVKVIKQILWIDQHRYEIGELYGLSNSENVSSDINGQKECSICWNKPMDTAILPCRHLCVCKKCGKKLWYQNENCPFCRQPIHKLLLRIKINEGQSDGNLLHLI